The DNA region ATACTGTCTCGAGTCCCCCCACCATGCTCTACGACCTCAACATCGCCTGGTCCCCAggcctctccccctccgaccTCCAAAATACCCTCCgcctctccaaaaccctcGGCTACGACGTAGTagccctcaacaacaccatcaccggctCCCAAATCCCATACTCACCCAGCCCAATaaccaaccccatccccatcctcaacccacaacaaccagccggtggtggcggtgctccctcctcaataacaaccccctcaaccacagcctcctcctccctcccctcctcctccctccccaccatcctccgccgCGCAACCCTCGAGATCACCGACCCAGCCACAACCAACTACCGCCTCCCCGACTTCACCCGCGCCTacgacctcctcgccctccgccCAACATCCGACAGGTCCTTCACCTGGGCctgcaacaacaccaccgacccGCCCGCCCTCATCTCCCTTGATCTGACACGTCCGTTGGGGtaccacatccacccccgcACCGCCATGGCGGCCGTCCACCGAGGGAGCAGATTCGAAGTCTGCTACAGCCAGGCTGTCCAGCTCTCGTCTTTGAACCCAGAGTCGGCACGGGCGAGGAGCATCTTTATCGGGAACGTGCAGAGTCTGGTCCGGGCTacgaaggggagggggatagtGATTTCTAGCGAGGCGAAATCGGCTTTGGGCCTGAGGGGGCCGGCGGATGTGGTGAATTTGATGgctgtttgggggttggggccggagagggggtttgaggggttggggacgggggcgagggcggtggtggtgaatgagggggtgaggaggagggggtttaggggggtggtggatattGTGAGTGTTGCGGATGGGGGACCGGAGAGggcgaagggggaggaggaggagacaaaTGGGAagcaggggaagaaggggcagaagcagaaggggcagcagcagcagcagcagggacaggggcagaagaggaagaataATGataagggtggtggtggtgggattgggggtggtggtggtggtggtggtggtgggcagcaGAAGAATAacaagaagatgaggaaggaggaaaTGGCATGAGTGTTTGTGAGATAGGGCTTGAGAGATAGAGGCATTTGATACCCCCATTTTGAAGACGTTTTGACGTGTTCAAGTATCCAGGCCTGTGTTCTGGCTTTGTTGACTCTCTTGTCAGGCATCATAACTGCTACGAAACAGCACATtcaccaagaacaaacaAAGAATGATGTTGAGAACACAGGAGACTTGCTcctttccccctcttccattccaaaagaaatataaaaaaaacatcTAATAACAAACAAAACGAACGTCAACCCAGAAGAAATCGCTATATATACAAGTTCAAAACTCCCTCGTTCTTTCATAtcattaaaaaaaaaagtcctGCCTCGTATATTTCCCCTTCATATGTGTCTTTTAAACTTTATGTAGTATATGTACCATCAGAGAGATGTCTTCTTTGCACATCTATTTCCTCCTTGGGGTTGTTTTAaatggcaacagcagcagcagcagcagtagccTGCACCAATCCCCCCAAGTTCAACTGGCTCTCCAGCTTCACACCCTCCAGGTCgatatccaccaccggcacagcaacaccaccattaTTCACGCCCTCTGCCGCACCGTTCGCAAcggctggtgtggtggctgCCGGTGGGGGCGGGGCCTCGGCCGAGGCGATGGGGATGAGGCTTGCGACACCGCCAAAGGCCCCTTCTGGGATCAAGGggacggtgggggtggggtttgCGAGGCTGAGGGTCGAGTCCAGGGATGAGGcggctgctggtgggggtggggttgttgctaCTCTGGTCAGCATCACTCTAGatgattttttttatttaaaaaaaaaaaggaaaggggggggtaGGTAACTTACGAGCAGCGGTTTCCTCTGCTGGGGCGGACTCCTCAGCAGGTGTAGTCTCTGCTGGAGCGGCGCCCTCGGTGGAAGTGGGGGTTTCGACTGGGAGGGCCTCAGCGGTAGAGGATTCCAAACCCGGGAGGGGCGCAAGAGAGGAGGCGGCGTCGCCTGCATTGGGGTCTAGGCCGGGGAGAGGGGCGAGGGTGGGTTCAGCGCCTGCTTcagcggcggtggtggtggtgctctcTGAAAGGACAACGCCGGGCACGGGGTCGAGGGTGggctcggcggcggcgggttcTTCGGTGGAGAggccgggaggagggaggagctcGGGGTTGCCTTCggctggggggttggcgTCTTCGgtcgggagagggagaggggtgtCGGGTGCGTCACTACCGGCGGCGGGGGCTTCGGTGACGGCGGGATCGGCAGCGGCAGGGTCGGTCACGGCTGGGTCAGCAGCGGGTGGTGCCTCCTCGGTTGGAACcgcaggagggggggtttcAACCGCGCTGGTGACAATGGCTTCGGTAGGAACCTGCACAACAacgacaccaacaccacccgaGGCAAGACCATCGGTGGCGGGCGTAGGCGTAGCAACCGAGTCGGCTCCGGTTTCGATAGCTCCAACGGCTCCATCCGGAGCAGTAGCCGTGGCCTCGACGCCCTCAGCGGGAGGCGAAACATCTCCCTCGCTCGGTTGAGcagcttctcccccttcctgaACCTGCCCATTACAGACCGTAACCGTTACCGGCGGCGCCGTGACAGTAACAGCCGCAGCACCATCCGCTCCAACAGTCTCTGTGATGGTCACTGTCTCAGTCGCGTTCCCAACCGCACCCGCCGCGCCGTCACCCCCAACAGTAATAGTCTGCCGTTCCGTCTCGGTCACCGTCACCTGCTCCTGCCTCGCAACGATGCGGTCGTAGATGCTCATGAATCCATCCGCCAAGTTTGGTGCTGACGAAGGGGCATTCTGGCGACGCGCCAGTCTTGCCCCATCTCGCTCATAAACAGCTGCCTATCTCAAGTGTTAGTTCCACAATCTCAACTTTCCCACTCAGAGAAATCTCTTACCTGGGCGAGCGAGAGGGTGCCCAGGAAAAGTGCTAACGAAGACACATGAGGCCTCATTGTAACATGTACAGATATTAATCACTCGGGCTGTCCAACAACACACGCAACAACGGCACTAGGCAAATGCCGATATCTCCCaaatccaacaacaacaaaatgaCGAGGGAGCGGACACAACAGGCCAGCCGTCGATAAAGAATCGAATGGGATCAACCCAGTGGTggaagaaaataaaaaaacgtTGGTGAAATCGATtggcgctcctcctcgatgatgatgatgatgatgacaaggtTGAGGACGACAAAGTCTCGAGGTCGCCACACAACAAATCCGCAACTGCTCTCCTCCGATCGATTACCGAGCAACAAACACAAGACGAACTGGATGAACCGCGAACGTGTAAAGGACTTGTGGGGAGTTGCgtatcaacaacaaacaggGGCACCGCCGCCAAGTAATAAAGAATCAAACgtcaagaaaaagaagggaaagggtGGTGTGGGTTAAGGAACGTGGGTTGAAAGGTCCAGACCAGCAAcaagagggaagaagagagaaaaagagaaacgAAAGATCAAAACTGACGGGACGGGACCATTTTGCTGCTGAGCAAaacaagagagagggagagggaaaagaagctTTCAGGAGTGAGAGAGGAATTCAACAGAGTGGCATCGAAACTGTTTCGACTTTGGACAAGGGGCGCGCGCCATTGGAGAGCCAAGCCAAGACTGtacctttttttccctgCTGACTCCTGTGTCTTGTTTGCGTAGTATTTGCTTACAAAAAAGGAGAATACAAGCccaggaaggagaaggccgaggggGAAATACCAAGAAAACATGCTTAAACGCCCCGGCAGCATCATCACGTAGATCACGGACTGTGGTCGCCAAAAGGGACCCAAAAGGTGGTCATCGGCAGACGTGTTCTGGACCTGACCCCCCTGTCACTCCCGCAGTTGCGGAACCTTGCGGCTCAAGGCTGACCCCCTGGCGGTCCCCACGCCGTGAGGGGGCGTGAGACTGACCCCCGACGGTTCCTGTCGGAGGTCGGCCCAGATGAAACAGGCCAATGCCTGAGCGGCGCAGGGGAGCCTGGCTGCTTTGATGACAAGCACAAAAACCAGCAAGAGCCCCGTCGTCTTTTTTTTGAGATGGTCTGATGAGAGGGTGATGCGTCGGGGAAGGATTCCTATTTCTTCATTGCtgacgacgacagcaacaGTGATACCTAGTAGCATGATGTTTGGCTAAACTCACCTTGCAGGACTTTCGCAGAGAGCGAGGTGAACGAAACAGAACCGAACAATATGACTGTACATGCTCGGTAGTTGAGGTCTGAAGTCGAACCTATCGCAATCCATTCAAGTCCGGGGAAGTGTGATATTGGATGGTCGAGCGCCTCATGAGACCCGGCCTGCCCCAGGTTTTGTGAGGGCTGGCGCATCGAGCCGCATCGGATCGCGTGGCCTGCTTTCTGCGGCCCGGTGAAGACGTGATCAGAAAAATGTCGGATTGCTGGCCAATGAAGGATATACACAAAGAtgtgaagaaaaagaacg from Podospora pseudoanserina strain CBS 124.78 chromosome 1, whole genome shotgun sequence includes:
- the RPP1 gene encoding RNA-binding RNA processing protein rpp1 (EggNog:ENOG503NZSQ; COG:J; BUSCO:EOG09264THP) → MLYDLNIAWSPGLSPSDLQNTLRLSKTLGYDVVALNNTITGSQIPYSPSPITNPIPILNPQQPAGGGGAPSSITTPSTTASSSLPSSSLPTILRRATLEITDPATTNYRLPDFTRAYDLLALRPTSDRSFTWACNNTTDPPALISLDLTRPLGYHIHPRTAMAAVHRGSRFEVCYSQAVQLSSLNPESARARSIFIGNVQSLVRATKGRGIVISSEAKSALGLRGPADVVNLMAVWGLGPERGFEGLGTGARAVVVNEGVRRRGFRGVVDIVSVADGGPERAKGEEEETNGKQGKKGQKQKGQQQQQQGQGQKRKNNDKGGGGGIGGGGGGGGGGQQKNNKKMRKEEMA
- a CDS encoding hypothetical protein (EggNog:ENOG503PRAY) encodes the protein MRPHVSSLALFLGTLSLAQAAVYERDGARLARRQNAPSSAPNLADGFMSIYDRIVARQEQVTVTETERQTITVGGDGAAGAVGNATETVTITETVGADGAAAVTVTAPPVTVTVCNGQVQEGGEAAQPSEGDVSPPAEGVEATATAPDGAVGAIETGADSVATPTPATDGLASGGVGVVVVQVPTEAIVTSAVETPPPAVPTEEAPPAADPAVTDPAAADPAVTEAPAAGSDAPDTPLPLPTEDANPPAEGNPELLPPPGLSTEEPAAAEPTLDPVPGVVLSESTTTTAAEAGAEPTLAPLPGLDPNAGDAASSLAPLPGLESSTAEALPVETPTSTEGAAPAETTPAEESAPAEETAAPTTPPPPAAASSLDSTLSLANPTPTVPLIPEGAFGGVASLIPIASAEAPPPPAATTPAVANGAAEGVNNGGVAVPVVDIDLEGVKLESQLNLGGLVQATAAAAAVAI